AGGTATCACGCTAGTGCCAAGTGCCCTTGAGCAATTTGGTTTTACTAATGTGACGATCATTGAAGAGCAGGCTACACCAGACGGCAATTTCCCAACAGTAGTATACCCTAACCCTGAAGAAAAAGAGGCGCTTACTCTGGCACTAGAAAAGGCTAAACAAATAAGTGCTGAATTGGTACTGGCCACAGATCCTGATGCCGACCGTGTGGGCATTGCGATCAGAACTGAAACTGGTGACTTTGAACTATTAAACGGAAATCAAACAGGTGCTTTGCTCATCTATTACTTGTGTTTAAAATGGAAAGAGAACGGTAAATTAGATGGCAACCAATATGTGGTAAAAACTGTAGTAACCACTGAGCTCATTAAAGACATTGCTACTCACTTTGGAATAGAATGTTTCGACACTTTAACTGGATTCAAACACATTGCTGGTCTTATCAAAGAATTAGAAGGTAAGAAGACCTTCATTGGCGGTGGCGAAGAAAGTTATGGTTATCTAATTGGTGATTTTGTTCGAGACAAAGATGCAATTGCCTCTTGCGCTATGATCGCAGAAATGGCTGCCTGGGCTAAAGACAACGGAAAGTCCTTAGGTGATTTATTGGAAGAAGTTTACTCTCAGTTTGGTATGTATCAAGAAGATCTGGTCTCTTTAACAAAAAAAGGGAAATCTGGAGCTGAAGAAATTGAGCGTATGATGCATCAATTCAGAAATAACACACCTACTTCTTTAGCCGGATCAGAAATTGAATGGCTGATCGATTATCAAAACTCAACAGCTAAAAATTTACTTACCGGTCAGGTAGACAGTATAAACTTTCCATCGTCCAATGTGCTGCAATTTATAACCCAAGATGGGTCTAAAATTTCGATGCGACCGTCAGGTACAGAACCAAAAATAAAGTTCTATATGAGCGTTAGATCAGATTCTGACTCTGACCAAAGTTTTGAAGACGAAAAAAGAGGGCTTCAAGACAAAATTTCAAAAATTAAAGCGGAACTTGATTTATAGTAATCAACCAGCTCATTTTCTGATATTTATGATAAAAACTCATTTTACTGCCAGCTATTATTCATGAAAAAAAATGTTTTGAATATATTGCAGACAAATAGTGAGTTTTAGGCTTGAAATACGGTTATAAATAAGAATGTCAATTGTACTTGGTTTATTCATCGAAAAATTGATTAAAATATTCTGAATATATTTATATTTCATTTCTAATTATTTTACCACCTGAACATAAATTAATTCAAATATGGTAGTGCCCTTTTTGCTCATCATTGTCGGTTTCGTTATGCTTATCAAGGGAGCCGATTTTTTAGTGAATGGAGCTTCCTCTCTTGCCAAAAGATATAATGTTTCGGATATTGCCATCGGTCTTACAGTGGTGGCCATGGGTACTTCTGCACCGGAGTTAGTAGTAAATATCATATCAGGAGCTTCAGGTGAAAATGACGACATCGTTTTTGGCAATATCATCGGGTCCAACATATTTAACATGTTCTTGATACTCGGTATAGCCGCTGTCATTTACCCGTTAACTGTTCAGAAAAATGCACTTTGGAAAGAAGTCCCTTATTCATTATTAGCAACCGTAGTATTATTTGTATTGGTTAATGACCAACTCATTTTTGGCGCGGAAGACAACGCCTTGAGCTTTGTTGATGGGATGATTCTACTGGGCATGTTTGTTGCTTTTCTCGCCTATGTTTTTCAAAACATGCGACGTACTGGCGACCTTGGTGGGGATATGGATGAGATCGAAATGTACGGAAGTCTCAAAACCACACTCATGATCGTATTCGGTATTGCGGGATTAGCCATTGGTGGTCAAGTGATTGTTGACAACGCTATCATCATAGCCGAGTATTTCCAGATTAGCCAGAAAGTAATTGGCTTAACCATCTTAGCGGCTGGTACCTCTCTACCAGAATTGGCAACTACTGCCGTTGCTGCTTTTCATAAGAAGTCAGATTTGGCTGTAGGAAACATAGTTGGTTCGAACATATTCAATTTATTGTTGGTATTGGGAGCTACAGCTACTCTAAATGCTCCAATAGCCTTTGACATTGATCTAAACCTCGATCTATACATCGTAATGATCGGAACGTTTATGCTGTTCATATTCATGTTTACTCTCCAAAAGTATAAATTGGATCGAGCAGAAGGCGCTCTTTACCTGGTCGGCTTTGTAGCCTACTGTGTATTCTTGTACATGAATCGTCTTTAATAAGACAACTCTTCTTTTTTTCTTCTTACAGTTAACAGATCTTAACACCTTTTAACGATCCATTAACGGCCCGATGTTTGTTTAAAGCATACTTTGCATACGCATTACTGCAAAAGCAACCTTTACATACTAACACGCATTGAATAACAAAGGGTACATCTCAAATCAGGATCAAATTTTGGACGATAGTCAATTGACAGACTTGTGTAAAGCCAACGATGAATTGGCTCAAAAGGCGTTGTATGACAAATACGCTAATAAAATGATGCGTACTTGCCTGAGATATTTGAATGATGAGATGGAAGCTGAAGACGCGATGATAGACGGATTTATGAAAGTTTTTTCTAAAATTGACACGTTTGAATATCGCGGAAAAGGAAGTCTTGAAGGCTGGGTAAAAAGAATCATGGTTAATGAGTCGCTGATGCTACTCAGAAAACGAAAAATGGACCAAGTCGAAATCGAAAAAGTCCATGACCTTTCTTCAGGCAACGTAACTGTTGAGTCTCAATTAATGGAAGAGACCATAGTGAATATCATTCAGCGACTGCCCAACGGATACCGAACTGTATTCAACATGTATGTGATAGAAGGCTACTCTCATAAGGAAATTGGTGAAAAACTCAATATTAGTGAGAATACATCAAAATCTCAATTGAGCAAAGCTAGAGCTTCTCTATCCAAATCTCTAACACAAATAGGTGCGCTATGAAAGTCAATGGAAATCACAAAAACGGCCAATCATTAGATTCCCAAGAATCTAAGACTGATCAGATCAGCAAAAAATCTGTAGTCGTGTTAGAGGAGATCCCTGTAAAACACTTCAACCCGGCAAAGACTTGGGAGAAACTATCGGAAAGACTTGGGAGAATGGATAAAGGGTTGGTGACTTGGGGCCTAGCTATGGCTGCTTCTTTCTCCCTATTGGTAGCCGCCAACATTGAGGTATTTGATTTGAATCCACTTGATTTCAATATTGAAGACCAGGTTATTTTAAACACACCTGAATCAAAGCAACACACGATCAGAATCCTTCCAAAACCTCCAGTTCACATTACAGAATTAAAGCTTGCAAAGCCTACTCAACAAACTACAGAATTGAGGAAACCAGTGATTGCTCCTATAGTCAATAAGCAGCAATCAAAGACGGTATTAATCATTGATAAGAACCAACACGAGTCTGTGGAAGTTTCTCGTTTGTCTAATCCGTTTGTTTCAGTATTTGGAAAGGTTAATTTTCAAACAGAAGGAGTAGTCCCTGAAATTGGTATTGACTTTAAAATAGCAGAAAATTATTCATCTAAACGTAGACAAATCTATAAAGTCGGCATGTCTTCTCAGCTCAACTTTAAAACCGACGAATCAGGAGACAGAAGCGTTCATCCGCATACATTTGTAAACTTAGAGTTTACCTCTCTTAATAAAAAGACAAACAAAGGCTGGACTTCTAGAGCTGGTTATTTATTGAATCCTGATGGGCAATTGTATCAGGATACGACTATCAAAGTGTCTCTATTTAGAAACATCAGCAAACATGTTAAACTAGGCCCTGAGGTGATCTTCACGAACAACATGAAGCAAGCTTATCCTAGTATCTCCTTAATATTAGGCTAATCAGGCAAATTGAAACTTCATATACTTGATACTCTCTCCTTTATTATAGAATAGTTCTTCGTATTTGGTCTTTACTCCAAAATGCTCATCCATGTATTCTGAATGGTACAGATCATGAGTGTGAAGCAGATTCTTAACTTTCACTTGACCCTCTTTGAATAATTCTAGCGTATAGTCAAACAAAAAAGTATTGTCCGTTTTGAACTTAACCCATCCCTCATCCTTCAATAATTTTTTATAAACCTCAAGATGCCTAGGTGCCGTTAGGCGCTTTTTTTCATCCTTGTCTTTTGGTCTAGGGTCTGGAAAGGTTACCCAAATCTCATCAATCTCATTTTCCCCAAAGTGCTTATCCAGCAACTCGATTTGAGTTCTTAAAAAAGCTACATTTTCAAGATTATTCTTAATAGCATAAGAGCTTCCTACCCAAATTCTTGAGCCCTTGATATCAACTCCTACAAAGTTGCATTCAGGTTGTTTCTCTCCAAGGCCTACTGTGTACTCACCTCTTCCACAACCTAACTCAACTACCAAATTTTGATCATTCTTAAAATGTTCTTCTTTCCATTTACCTATTAAATGTCCAAAATTTGGTTTGCCATCTTGCACTACATTGTACCGCTCGGCATTATCTTGAAATCGCTCTAGCTTTTTTCTTCCCACTTATAAATCCTTTATTTCAGCAACCACAAAGGTGCTTCCTCCAATAAAAATTAAATCATTTGCCCCGGCCCGTTCGAGTGCCGCTGAATAGGCTTGATCCACCGAATCATAGCTCATTCCAGACAGTCCATATCCT
The sequence above is drawn from the Reichenbachiella sp. genome and encodes:
- a CDS encoding phospho-sugar mutase produces the protein MEENIKKSIDTWLNSNIDEADKTALKELVTSGNETELVDSFYKDLEFGTGGLRGIMGLGSNRMNKYTVGSATQGLANYINLQFPNEEASVAIAHDSRNNSDFFAQIVADILSANGIKVYLFDELRPTPELSFAIRELGCKSGIVVTASHNPKEYNGYKVYWEDGAQIIAPHDTKIIEEVRKITSFDQIKFEANTDLIQSIGKDIDDRYLAEMSKLSLSPDAIKNQSDLSIVFSPIHGTGITLVPSALEQFGFTNVTIIEEQATPDGNFPTVVYPNPEEKEALTLALEKAKQISAELVLATDPDADRVGIAIRTETGDFELLNGNQTGALLIYYLCLKWKENGKLDGNQYVVKTVVTTELIKDIATHFGIECFDTLTGFKHIAGLIKELEGKKTFIGGGEESYGYLIGDFVRDKDAIASCAMIAEMAAWAKDNGKSLGDLLEEVYSQFGMYQEDLVSLTKKGKSGAEEIERMMHQFRNNTPTSLAGSEIEWLIDYQNSTAKNLLTGQVDSINFPSSNVLQFITQDGSKISMRPSGTEPKIKFYMSVRSDSDSDQSFEDEKRGLQDKISKIKAELDL
- a CDS encoding calcium/sodium antiporter — translated: MVVPFLLIIVGFVMLIKGADFLVNGASSLAKRYNVSDIAIGLTVVAMGTSAPELVVNIISGASGENDDIVFGNIIGSNIFNMFLILGIAAVIYPLTVQKNALWKEVPYSLLATVVLFVLVNDQLIFGAEDNALSFVDGMILLGMFVAFLAYVFQNMRRTGDLGGDMDEIEMYGSLKTTLMIVFGIAGLAIGGQVIVDNAIIIAEYFQISQKVIGLTILAAGTSLPELATTAVAAFHKKSDLAVGNIVGSNIFNLLLVLGATATLNAPIAFDIDLNLDLYIVMIGTFMLFIFMFTLQKYKLDRAEGALYLVGFVAYCVFLYMNRL
- a CDS encoding sigma-70 family RNA polymerase sigma factor, which gives rise to MNNKGYISNQDQILDDSQLTDLCKANDELAQKALYDKYANKMMRTCLRYLNDEMEAEDAMIDGFMKVFSKIDTFEYRGKGSLEGWVKRIMVNESLMLLRKRKMDQVEIEKVHDLSSGNVTVESQLMEETIVNIIQRLPNGYRTVFNMYVIEGYSHKEIGEKLNISENTSKSQLSKARASLSKSLTQIGAL
- the trmB gene encoding tRNA (guanosine(46)-N7)-methyltransferase TrmB; protein product: MGRKKLERFQDNAERYNVVQDGKPNFGHLIGKWKEEHFKNDQNLVVELGCGRGEYTVGLGEKQPECNFVGVDIKGSRIWVGSSYAIKNNLENVAFLRTQIELLDKHFGENEIDEIWVTFPDPRPKDKDEKKRLTAPRHLEVYKKLLKDEGWVKFKTDNTFLFDYTLELFKEGQVKVKNLLHTHDLYHSEYMDEHFGVKTKYEELFYNKGESIKYMKFQFA